The Salvelinus namaycush isolate Seneca chromosome 8, SaNama_1.0, whole genome shotgun sequence genome has a segment encoding these proteins:
- the LOC120051904 gene encoding probable proline--tRNA ligase, mitochondrial — MEVLAHHLWQRVLPRLPRAMSTPCKSNLSCAAGHAPKPTPTDSISRPSTHLPLVSRLFQPSNLRDVDQEKHAKGDMTCKSQRLMQQAGLIHPSNPGCYYYLPATVRSMEKLVRLIDQEMQGIGGQKLDMPSLCSAELWRRSERWDLMGKELFRLRDRHGAEYCLGPTHEEAVTELLASQGTLSYRQLPLLLYQITRKFRDEPKPRFGLLRGREFYMKDMYTFDMSEEAAYHTYESVCQAYTRLFSRLGLCIVQVHADTGNIGGKLSHEFQLPADIGEDRLLVCGSCSFSANVETMEPGRTDCPQCQEGTLVESKGIEVGHTFYLGTKYSHIFNAAFNNTQNKPAVTEMGCFGLGVTRILAAAIEVMSTEEAIRWPGLLAPYQVCVLPPKRGSKVDEVTGLAEELALTLGEALPRLRGEVVLDDRTQMTIGKRLKDASRLGYPYVVVVGQKAAEETPRFEVICQQTGETTFLSRDGLVDLLRCVETI, encoded by the exons ATGGAAGTGCTGGCGCATCACCTTTGGCAGAGAGTATTGCCCCGCCTACCCAGAGCCATGAGCACTCCCTGTAAAAGCAATTTGAGCTGTGCTGCTGGACATGCCCCAAAGCCAACCCCCACTGACTCCATCTCCCGACCTAGCACACACCTTCCCCTAGTCTCCCGTCTCTTCCAGCCCTCCAACCTGCGTGATGTGGACCAGGAGAAGCATGCTAAGGGGGATATGACCTGCAAGAGCCAGAGACTGATGCAGCAGGCAGGTCTCATCCACCCCTCCAACCCTGGCTGCTACTACTACCTCCCGGCCACCGTGCGCTCCATGGAGAAGCTGGTGAGGCTGATCGACCAGGAGATGCAGGGGATCGGTGGGCAGAAGCTGGACATGCCCAGCCTGTGTTCGGCAGAGCTGTGGAGACGCAGTGAGCGCTGGGACCTGATGGGGAAAGAGCTGTTCCGCCTGAGGGACCGCCACGGGGCGGAATACTGCCTGGGCCCCACCCATGAGGAGGCTGTGACAGAACTGCTGGCCTCTCAGGGAACCCTGTCCTACAGACAGCTGCCTCTGCTACTCTACCAG ATCACCCGCAAGTTCCGTGATGAGCCAAAGCCTCGGTTTGGGCTTCTACGCGGGCGGGAGTTCTACATGAAGGACATGTACACATTTGACATGAGCGAAGAAGCTGCATACCACACATATGAATCTGTGTGTCAGGCTTACACCCGACTTTTCTCTCGGTTAGGCCTGTGCATTGTCCAGGTCCACGCTGATACAGGGAACATCGGCGGTAAACTCTCCCATGAGTTCCAGCTCCCCGCAGACATCGGAGAGGACAGACTACTGGTCTGTGGTAGCTGCTCCTTCTCTGCCAATGTGGAGACCATGGAACCAGGCCGGACAGACTGCCCACAGTGCCAGGAGGGAACGCTGGTGGAGTCTAAGGGCATAGAGGTAGGCCATACGTTCTACCTAGGCACCAAGTACTCCCACATATTCAACGCCGCCTTCAACAACACCCAGAACAAGCCTGCTGTCACTGAGATGGGCTGCTTCGGGCTGGGTGTGACCCGGATCCTCGCTGCTGCCATCGAGGTGATGTCCACGGAGGAGGCTATCCGCTGGCCTGGGCTGCTTGCCCCCTATCAGGTCTGTGTTCTGCCCCCTAAAAGGGGCAGTAAGGTGGATGAGGTGACTGGTTTAGCTGAGGAGCTGGCCCTCACTCTGGGGGAGGCTCTGCCTAGGCTAAGAGGTGAGGTGGTTCTGGATGACCGGACACAGATGACCATTGGTAAGAGGCTGAAGGACGCCAGTCGGCTTGGATACCCGTACGTGGTGGTAGTGGGTCAGAAGGCTGCCGAGGAGACGCCCAGGTTTGAGGTGATCTGTCAGCAGACTGGTGAGACAACGTTCCTCAGTAGGGATGGGCTGGTAGACCTACTCAGATGTGTGGAGACAATCTGA